GAACTTCTGAAACCACGCCAAAGACTTCGGGCGGCCACGCCCGTTTAGCTCGATTTGGCGGATGTGATGACCATTGGCCCAACGGCTTTCCGGGTTGGGTTCAGTGGTGTGATCGAGAATGTATGCGCGGAGGTCGTGAACGAGCTGTTCGCGCGGATCGCGGGCCAGGTCTTCACGCAAGGCGGCCACCGCTTGGTCGGCGGCTTGCTTGGCAGTTTGGGCGAGCAGGTCTTCAAGTTGGTCAGGCGCAAGAATGAGCGCGGGTTGTGCTTTCATGGTTCGGGCTTTCATTGGGTTTCGGCATAAAAAAAGCACCGGAACGGTGCTGCATTGGAGGCATAAGGTCTCCAGATGTTAGAATCCTGTGGCGTTCCGTGCGAACGGTCAAGAACTTTAGACGCCTAGCAGCTCGCCCAGACGGTCAGTCACTGGACGCATGGGATCAACAAATCCCAGGTCGTAAATCATGGTGGTGGCAAGGTTTCCGCGATGATCGACGTAGTGCGAGACATCCTCGCGACGGACCCCCTGGCCAACCAGCATCAGCGAAATCGCAATACGTTTAAGGTCATACAATTGGAAGTGCTCTGGCACCCCGTCCAGCTGTTTGAATTTGGCCAACTGCCGCTTGAAATTGTCACGCGGTTGCGTGGCATCGGTTTGCGAAGGAAACACGAAACGTGAGCCGGGATAGAGCTGTCGTTGCGCTCTGACGATGTCCGCGACCCGTCGATGGATGGGGATAGAGCGAAAGGCATACTCATAAGGTTGCCGAGAGAGCTTGATGCCTTTGGTGTTGTGCTTGTGCCAAATCAGCCGCTCTAGGTCGAAGTGGCTGAATTCGGCTTCGCGTAGCTCTTTGGGCCGGGCCATCGTCAGAAACAGAATGCCCATGAAGTGGCAAAGCTCCTGCATCTGTTTCTGGCTCACCAGTTCGCGGCCATGTGCCAAGGCTGTGAGGCGTTTCTCGGTGCCAGTGCCAATGACAGCGGGGAGCGGGTCGAATTGGGGCTGGAAGATATGCCGCGCGATGGCTTGGATTTCAGTGGAGCTGTAGTCCCGTCGCTGCCTGATGCTTTTGCGTAAGCTCAGCGGGTCGCACGGGTTGCGCATGTCGACCAACTGCATGCGGATGGCCCAATTGAAGAGGGACTTGGCCGACGAATAAGCTCGGTTGTGTGTCGCTGCTCCAGTAAACTGGGAGAGGTAACTACTGATATCGGCGGGTTTGATTTTGGTTGCAACATAGTCTCCAAGAACGGAGTCGAGGTCGCGGTAGCTTGCATGGCGGCAAGCTTTGCGAGCCGACACCCTTGAGCGACGCAGTCGACGGCACAACAGCGATGCCATGCTATAGCGGTGAGATTCGGACCAGCCGCCACTATTCGCTA
The DNA window shown above is from Hyphomicrobiales bacterium and carries:
- a CDS encoding integrase family protein; protein product: MYIFFKGDLHEVPKLYLNDTFVGSAICPAGKDQELFWDSPLSLDGKVRGGAIPGLGLRVTVQGHKCFVHSFEWGGKRRRIKLGDPANMNVASARLLVSQRKAQLTNGENPDLKSLGYSDDKPLTLSRIIDQFWVANSGGWSESHRYSMASLLCRRLRRSRVSARKACRHASYRDLDSVLGDYVATKIKPADISSYLSQFTGAATHNRAYSSAKSLFNWAIRMQLVDMRNPCDPLSLRKSIRQRRDYSSTEIQAIARHIFQPQFDPLPAVIGTGTEKRLTALAHGRELVSQKQMQELCHFMGILFLTMARPKELREAEFSHFDLERLIWHKHNTKGIKLSRQPYEYAFRSIPIHRRVADIVRAQRQLYPGSRFVFPSQTDATQPRDNFKRQLAKFKQLDGVPEHFQLYDLKRIAISLMLVGQGVRREDVSHYVDHRGNLATTMIYDLGFVDPMRPVTDRLGELLGV